DNA sequence from the Clostridia bacterium genome:
GACAATAATCGAAAATGCGGCTATCGAACCTGAAATTGTTGATTTGGCTACCTATCTTACAGCTATGGGAGCAGATATAAAGGGTGCCGGAACGGACACCATAAAGATAAATGGTGTAAAAAATCTTACCGGAGCCAATCACGCGATTATTCCTGACAGGATTGAAGCAGGCACATTTATGGTGGCTTCCGCTATTACCGGTGGGGATGTTATTATCGAAAATGTAGTTCCCGACCACCTGAAGCCTGTAAGTGCAAAGTTAAGAGAAGCAGGTGTTGAAGTTTCCGAAGAGCTTACCAGTATAAGGGTTAGCGGGGGAGGGAACTTAAAAGCGGTTGATATAAAGACGCATCCTTATCCGGGATTTCCGACAGATATGCAGGCACAAATGACTTCACTGGTAAGCAAGGCAGAAGGCACAAGCATAGTGATTGAAACTATTTTTGAAAACCGTTTTATGCACCTTAGTGAATTGAAAAGAATGGGTGCAAATATTAAAATTGAGGGTAGAAGTGCTGTTATAGAAGGGACGCCTAATCTAATGGGTGCTCAGGTAAAGGCAACTGATTTAAGAGCAGGTGCTGCACTGATACTTGCAGGACTTACGGCGGAAGGAGTTACGGAAATAACGGATATAGAGCATGTGGAACGGGGATATGTAGGGATTGATAAAAAATTGAAGGCTCTAGGAGCTGATATTAAGCGAGTAGACGAATAAAAGGATGTACGAATTTTGGCGCGTCTTCATAGGGTTACAACCTGAACCGTGGGTTTTAGGGAAGGCAGACAGCGGACTTTGCTGTCTGCCTTTGTCTTTAGAATGAAGCTATAGCTATGTTATTAAGGGAATTTCTTTTCTCAATAAATACAAAGTGCCTTTTTCTATTCAGACTGTTCTTACGGAAATTAACAAGGATTATCTCAGAGAATAGGGTGCTCTTGTATTGGATTTAGACGCTAATTCCTGGAGCCTTAAGCGTTTACTTAGCTTTGGAAGAGCTAAAAATTATTCTATCTCAGGATATAGGATAAGAAGTTTTTCATTCGCAAGTTCCATTTGCTTATAATAATCTGCATATGAAACACTTAATTTCTTCATTGCTGGTATGAATTTATCGTAGTAACCACTAGTCTTGTTAAACTCTTTCAGCAAAGCTTGTATTTTATATATTGGGGAATTCTTGTATTCATCTGATTGTCTAAATGCTATGTAATGCTCTAAAATCTCCTTGTTTTCCGATAAAAATTTATCCGGCTTTTCAATAGATTGCTTTACGCTTTCTATCATCTCGTTAATATCCTTTACACCAATGTGTTTTGTACCTTCAATCAAAAAAGCCTGCAAATCTTCAGGAAAACTAAGTGTACGTACATTATCTAAAAACTCTATGATTTCCCTATATGCTGATTGCTGCTCAACCGTTATCATCGGTTCATTTAAAAAACGAGCAAAATGAAGGCATATGAATCTGCCATAATACCCTGGAAAAGCATCTAAGAGCTTTTCGGTAACTGTCGCACTTTGCTCTATTGCTTTCAAATCCATACTTATTTCAGCATAGTTTTTACTGCGACTAAGCTTATCTAAAACAACTTTCTTTGCCTGTTCTTTTTGGACTCTCAAATCTTTTTGAACTGATAATTTTTGAAGCGTACCACCAGTTTCATCGGCTAACACTGCTTTAACTTCTTCTGTGCTAAGTCCAAGTCTCCGAAAAACGGAAATCTTTTTTAATCGGTCAATATCGTCTGCACTAAAATCCCGGTACCCATTTTCTAAAACAGTAGGGAAAACTAATTTTTGTTCTGTATAATACTCAATTGCTTTTTTTGTTAAATTTGTTACTTTGCAGGTTTCATTAATTAACATTTCTATCACCTCAAAATAATCATAAACTAACACCCAGAGTGATAGTCAATTGTTTTTATGAAAAAAGTTAACAATCCTCTTGACCTGACCCCATTTTGTATACCAGTTTGAATGTTAGCCCGGCAGATACCCTGCCTTAGATTTCAACCTTTTAGACGATAGATTTCTTGTGTGATTTTTATTTTGCAAATTCAAAGGTGCATTGATTTTATTATATCAATTTATTGTACTCTCCTTCACAAGCGCAGAGACCGCCAGCAAGGTAATTTTCGGCAGCTGGCGGCCACCTATTTCTGTTCCCTATATCGCAGTTTCCAACGCGACACCGGATTTGAACTGTACCGTGAGACGGTCGATGAGACCTATTCCTTTACCTGTTCCTTTTCGCCGCTTTCAATATTCTTTGATGGAGATGAGGCATCAATGCCTTCAGTACCGATAAGGATCATACCGACGATTACAAGAAAACCACCCAACCAGTGCTGGTAACCGGCGCTTTCGCCCAATACTACAGTCGATAGTAGCATGGAAGTAAACGGCATCATGCCCGAAAAAGCCGCAGCTGTGAACGCGCCGCATCGCTTTATTCCAGAGTACCAACAGATAAATGCCAGAGCTGTTACAAATACACCGTACCAAAGAAGAGCCGTCCATTCCATAAGGCCGATTCCTGAAAGTTCCTTCAAAGGATGCTCAAACGGTGCAGGGATAAGGCATAGAATCAGAGCAATTGCCGATACAATTGCGGTTTGAGCAATAGGACTTGAAGGTTCTTTCAAGTCCGCCGCAGCCTTGATGGCAGAAATGCGTGACAGTGTGTTGAAGGCGGACTCACAAGCCGCTGCACAAAGTACGAGCATATTCCCGCCGATGTGTTTCAAGGATAAACCGTTTCCCGGCGTTAATACGCCTTGAATGATCAAGATGCCTCCTACAGTACAGAGTATTCCGGTTAGTTTTCTGCTGTTGACCGGCTCCCTTAATACAATCATAGCAAGAAGTGCTGTTATGGCAGGCGTTGCGCCTGTGAGTATGCCCGCTTCTCCAGCACTGGTATAATAAAGGCCGCTTAGTAAAAACATACGGAACAGAAAAATACCGCATAAGGCCTGAAGTAACAAAAAAAGAAAATTGCGAAATGACATTAACCGAATATAGCGGGCAAGTTGTTTACCGCATAATGGGACCAAAAACACGAGCGCGAAAAACAGGCTTACTGCCGTAACTGTAAACGTTCCGAGCTTTTCCGTAACGAATCTGGCCGATATGACGCTGGTTCCTGCCAGCGAAAAAGCGCAAATCAAATATAAGTTCCCATTCAAACGATCCATTCTAATATCTCTCCGAAAATGCATTGCATTCTTTTAACATGATGGTATAATTTTACCCATACAACTGGTGCTATTGAAGAGCCAGTATAGAATAGATTTTAAAGAGCCAGTTGGAGGCATTATGTTAGGAATTGAATTGAACCGGAAAAGTGAATTGCAGTTATGGCGCCAAATTTATCAGTATTTAAAGGAACTGATGATATCCGGACAGCTGAAAGCGGGAGAAGTTCTGCCGTCCACAAGGGAATTAGCAAAGGAACTGAATGTTTCCCGCAATACAGTTTGCGAGGCTTATGACTTGCTGATTGCAGAGGGCTTCCTTATAAGCCGTCAGGGAGCCTACACACGGGTCTCGGATGGTTTATGCATTGAACCTGTTGAACCGGCATTATCTCCTAAAATAAAAAGCGAGGCAGTTCGGTCAATTTCAGTAAGCTTTCGGACGGGCAGGCCCGACTTAAGGCAATTTCCTAGATTCCTTTGGCAGAAACTGCTGCATAAGGCTTCCGAGGAACTGACTCTTGAGGCTTTTGGTTATACCGGACCACAGGGATTGCCTGACCTTCGAGAGGAAATTGCGACTTGGTTGTTCAGAAGTCGGGGTCTTAAGGTTGCATCAGACGATATCTTTATTACTGCTGGCGCAACGCACGGGCTTCATCTTGTTGCAGATCTTCTGTGCGGGGACGGCCAAAAAATATTGATGGAGGATCCCTGTCATATCGGAATGCTTGGCACGTTTATAAATAAAGGCTGCTCCATTGTTCCTATACCGGTCGATGCCGAAGGGATGCAAACCGATTACCTGTCAAAGTGCGGAAGTACAGGCCCAATATATGTTACGCCTTCTCATCAGTTTCCCTTGGGAGGAATTCTTCCTGCATCACGCCGTGCTGTGCTGATCCGCTTTGCCAGAGAAAACGATCTTTATATTATCGAAGACGATTATGACAGCGAATTCCGATATATCGGCGAGCCCATTGCTCCGCTTTACACTTTGGATCCGCAACGTGTGATCTATGTTGGCACTTTCAGTAAAGCAGTTTTTCCAGCGCTGAGGATAGGCTATGTAATTTTGCCCTATCAGCTTCAAGCACGCTGGTGTGATCTGCGTACTCATACGGATGTACAAAATTCACCCTTTGAACAGGCTGCTTTGGCAGATTTCTTAAAGACACGTAAGTTTGACCGGCATGTCCAAAAGATGCGTAAAACTTATGGCTTGCGCCGACAGGTGTTGTTGGAGTCGCTGGAAGAAGCCTTTGGCAACGAGTGGATTGCTTATGGAGATTCCGCCGGGTTGCATGTCGCTATAGATTTTCCTAAAATGATATTTGACGAGGCGTTTATAAGTAATTGTCTGAAAAACGGAATATATATTACTCCTGTAGAAAGCCACTGCATAGAGAAAGGCAGGCATCAAAGCAAGCTGCTTATAGGGTATGGACATTTAGAACCTGATGTAATCAAAAAAGGTGTTTTACTATTATCTGATTTATTAAAAACTAAATATCTGAGTTGATATCGCGCTTGTATCTTATCATAGAAAGGAAAATTTTGCTGATCTCATGCCCTCACTGTGGTCATACACTTGAACTCAAAAAGAACCGTAAACATTTTAATGTCCACAAATGCGGATAAGCTGTCTTCAATGAACTTCAGGGACTTCTCACCTCAGGCTAATATCCGGAATAAATAATATCTACTGCATCATACTGCTTACGTAATTTTTATGTAATCATAAAGTGCTTATCCATGAATATATATTATATATGCACAGCTTAGCTGTACTTCAACAGATTATGAGCATAGGCGCACATACTGATGTGCACTCACAGGGATAAGTGATGAAGAAACTTTTATATTATTCTTTTTTAATGACAATAGTAGTTGTTATTTTACCCTTCTTGATAGTAAGAGGATGCAGTATAGAAAACAAGGAAACAGAAGAAAAAAATTTTCCTGAAATACAGCAGACAGGTCTTAAGATAAAAGTATACAACTCTGCGGATGATAAAGTATCTGAAATGCCGCTGGAGCAATATGTTAAGGGTGTAGTTGCTGCAGAAATGCCGGCGGAGTTTGGGATAGAAGCGCTAAAAGCACAGGCTGTGGCAGCCAGAACTTATGCTGTGGGAAGGGCGAAAGGTTTATACAAAACAGAGGATAAAGCACATGAGAATGCCGATATATGTACCAATTCCGCCCATTGTCAGGCATGGACTGATAAAAAAACGGCTGCAAAGAAATGGGGCATTCTTAACACTTACAGATACTGGTCGAAGATAGAGAGAGCAGTAAATGAAACTAACGGCTTGATTTTAGTTTATGAGGACAGGATCATAAATCCGGTGTTCCATGCCAATAGCGGGGGTAAAACCGAGAATTCAGAGGATGTGTGGGAGGGTAAGAAAGAACCTTATCTTCGCAGTGTAACAAGCAGTGGGGAGGTAGGGGCCAAGGACTATAGAAGTGAGCTGATTATAACTGTAGATGATTTCTATGATACGTTAAAGAAGCAGTATCCTGAATTAAAAGTAAGTAAAAAAAATCTGCCAGTCAATATAAAGATACTGGGACACACAGAAGGAGGCCGTGTCAGAAACCTGCAAATAGGAAACATAACTGTCAAAGGTACCAGTTTCAGGTCACTGTATGGTCTTAAATCAGCAAACTTTGAAATAGAAGAGAAAGGAAAAGATACTCTTAAAATTACAGTAACAGGGCATGGGCATGGAGTAGGCATGAGTCAATGGGGAGCCGATTATCTGGCAAAGTCCGGTGGAAATTTTGAAGAGATATTAAAATACTATTATACCGGAGTGGAATTGCAGAAGATCGGCAAATAAGCAAAAAAGTAGAAATAAGCGCTGTAAACCGTTCGTAAGGTTGATTTCCGGCATAGTATCCGGCTAATAATTTTTTGTTTCTGTATGTATATTGTTGCCAAGTGCGGAAACAATATTATATGGAGGTGGAAATTGTGAACGAAAGAAAATTATTTCCAGAGAAAAAAACATCTAAGAAAGGAATTTTAGAATTCCTGGATAAAAAAGGATTCTATATTGTTTTGATTTTATGCATTGCAATTGTTGGAGTAGCAGCAGTACTTCTGTCAACAAATACTATAACCTCGCAAGGTACGGATTCAGATACCCAGATTATCCCACATGCATACGATAGCGGCGAAAAAGCTGTTGAAGGGGATAAGACAACCTCTCCAAAAGTTGATCAATCTGCAATAACCAGCCCTGCTGCATCATCAGAGCCAAAGGCTGTCACAGGTGCGGATAATAAAAGCACAACTGCTGTTGCCGGCAGTACGATTGCACTAAATGAAAGTAAAAAGGAAGGAAAGCCGCAGCAGAATAAAGCTGCTCAGACGGGGAAAAAACTGGTCTCCGCTAAAAAAGACAGTTCATCTGAAAAATTTATAATGCCTGTATTTGGGGATGTTACATTTGAGTATGCTCAGGATAAGCTGGTATATTCAAAAACCTTGGAAGATTGGCGTACTCATGACGGTGTTGACCTGGCTGCTGATAGGGGCGCTCCTGTAAAAGCAGTTGCAGATGGTGTTATTAGTGAAATAAAAGGTGATCCGCGGTACGGTATAATGGTATATATAGATCATGGGAATGGAACAAAGACAGTGTATGCAAACCTTGCAAGTGATGAGATGGTAACGCCAAATCAAAAAGTAAAGCAGGGAGATGTGATAGGAGCAGTCGGAAGTACAGCCGCCTTTGAATCCTCAGAGCGCTCGCATTTGCACTTTGAAGTATGGAAGAATAATAAGCTGGTTGACCCGAAAACATATTTGCCTGAAAAATAGCGATATCTAAGGGACTTGGCATTTAGTAAATGCTAAGTCCCTTTTTATCATAACGAAACCCTCTAGGGCATATATATTAAATAGGTTATAGGCAATGAACTGATAAATTGACAGTTGGCAATATGCACAATTGGAAGTCAATAGTTTATATAGCATGGGATAAAGATTGATTGTCAGTTGTCAATTGCACATAGAGGGGGGCATATAGTTGAAGGGGTATATAGAAGAAAGAGTGTTAGAACTTGCTAACTATATTATTGAGAAGAAAACAACTGTAAGGGCAGCCGCAAAAAAGTATGGTATCAGCAAAAGCACAGTACACAAGGATGTAACTGAAAGATTACTCCAGATCCAGCCTGCATTAGCTGAAAATGTAAAAATGGTCCTTGAAGAAAACAAGGCAGAAAGGCATATAAGGGGAGGGCAAGCAACCAAAGCTAAATATCAGGGTGGAATCTGATTTTAAATATAAGGTCACCTGAAGCTGGAAGACAGGGTATGCAGCATTACTTTGTCTTCCTTATTTACATTATGGGGGCCTAAAATACCATATGAATCCGGCGTGCAAAATTTGTATATGGGTCTTTAGGCTTATATATAATCATAATAAGGCTAAAAAATATTGCATTATTGAAATAATATGATAATATTAATTATGATATACATAAATCGGTCAAAAGGGAGATGTATTCTGTTGGGCTTCGGACAAGATATCGGTATAGACCTTGGAACTGCCACAGTTCTTGTTTATATAAAGGGGAAGGGTATAGTATTAAGAGAACCTTCCGTTGTGGCTATTGATAAGAATACAAACAAGCTCCTTGCAGTAGGCGAGGAAGCCAGGAGAATGCTCGGTAGGACACCGGGTAACATTGTTGCTATCAGGCCTTTGAGAGAAGGCGTTATTTCTGATTATGATATAACTGAGAGAATGTTAAAATATTTTATTAATAAGGTTTGCGGAAACAGGGTATTCAAACTTTTTAAACCCAGAATCATGGTTTGCGTTCCCAGTGGTGTAACTGAAGTGGAAAAGAGGGCCGTAATTGATGCAGCCATGCAGGCAGGGGCAAGAAAAACCTACCTCATTGAAGAACCGATATCAGCTGCAATAGGTGCAGGAATAGATATCTCCAAAGCATGTGGTAGTATGGTTGTAGATATAGGCGGCGGTACGACGGATATAGCTGTTATCTCACTTGGAGGCACTGTTGTCAGCTCTTCGATAAAAGTTGCAGGGGATAAGTTTGATGAAGCTATAGTAAGATATATGCGTAAAAAGCATAATATTATGATCGGAGAACGTACGGCTGAAGAGCTGAAAATCAATATTGGTACAGTTTATCCGAGAGTTCAGGAAGTTTCTATGGACATAAGGGGAAGAAATCTTATATCGGGATTACCAAAGACTATTACAATAACATCAACTGAAATAATGGAAGCGCTTGAAGAACCTATCTCTAGTGTTGTAGAGGCAGTACATTCGGTATTGGAGAGGACTCCTCCCGAGCTCGCTGCCGATATAAGCGATAGGGGAATAGTGATGACGGGCGGCGGTAGTCTTATATATGGGCTGGACAAGCTCCTGCAGGAGAAAACAGGGATTAATGTTATCATTGCCGATGATGCAATATCATGCGTGGCTTTAGGTACAGGTAAGGCGCTTGACAATATTGAAGTTATCGAGCAAAATGCAACAATTGAAAACAGAAGCAATAAAAGATAAATATAGTCTATAATAAGTCAGTATATGGTTAGCCATATACTGATTTTTTTTATTAAGCCGGGAAGTATAATTTCCGATATATTTATTGCCATAAACTTTTAGGGAGTAAAAATTATGATAAGAGGCTTATACACTTCAGGATGGAGCATGCTTGCAAACAGTAAAAAGATGGATGTCATATCCAATAATCTTGCCAATGTCAGTACAAATGGCTACAAGCGTGATCTTGTAGTATTTGAAAGCTTTCCTGATGTACTTGCAAGAAGGTTGAATGATACAAGAAGTCCCCTGAATCCCTCCGGGAAAGTGGGAAGCATGGAACTTGGAAGTGATATAGGTGAGATATTCACTAACTATAAACAAGGGCAGCTCACAAAAAGCGGCAGTAATCTTGATATTGCTTTTCATGGAACCGATACGGCGTTTTTTTCAATAGGTATTCCTGGTGAAAATGGTGGAATGAAGGAATATTATACAAGGGACGGGGCATTTGTCTTAAATGCTGACAGACAACTTGTAACAAAAGACGGGTATCCGGTTTTAGGACAGAATGGCATTATCACCCTGGACAGTGAAAATTTTTCTGTAAGTTCCGACGGCTCCATTTTCCAGAATGGGGAGTTGGTCGACAAGCTAAAAATAAAAGATTTTAAAGATACGACAGCACTAAGGAAATACGGTTCAAACCTCCTGTCAGCAGAAGGCGACGTACAAGAACAGCCTTTTTCCGGAGTCGTGGCTCAGGGATTCATTGAACAGTCAAATGTAAACATCATAAGAGAGATGGTAGACATGATAGCTGTTACAAGATCTTATGAATCCAGCCAGAAATTGCTTCAGGCACAGGATAGCACACTGGAGAAGGCGGTAAATGAAGTAGGAGCAGTAAGATAACAAGAGGGGGAAGAAGATTATGATGAGAGCATTATATACTGCGGGATCAGGAATGATAGCACAACAGTTCAATGTTGATGTAATATCAAACAACCTCGCTAATGTTAATACTACAGGTTACAAAAAGGAGAGAGCTGAATTCAAGGATATGCTTTATGAGACAATAGACAGGGCGCATATGCTTGATGGGAAGGGTAAGCCTGTTAAC
Encoded proteins:
- the murA gene encoding UDP-N-acetylglucosamine 1-carboxyvinyltransferase; amino-acid sequence: MSKYIISQGMPLKGKVRVSGAKNSVLPIIAASLLTDGQSVIEEIPYLNDVKVMCELLRSLGAKVDFSENREKINVNPENICSTTAPYELVNKLRASFLVMGPLLAKRGVARVSLPGGCAIGTRPVDLHLKGFAAMGAEITQGHGYIEAKIQGRLCGSKIYLDFPSVGATENILMAAALADGQTIIENAAIEPEIVDLATYLTAMGADIKGAGTDTIKINGVKNLTGANHAIIPDRIEAGTFMVASAITGGDVIIENVVPDHLKPVSAKLREAGVEVSEELTSIRVSGGGNLKAVDIKTHPYPGFPTDMQAQMTSLVSKAEGTSIVIETIFENRFMHLSELKRMGANIKIEGRSAVIEGTPNLMGAQVKATDLRAGAALILAGLTAEGVTEITDIEHVERGYVGIDKKLKALGADIKRVDE
- a CDS encoding MerR family transcriptional regulator, with the translated sequence MLINETCKVTNLTKKAIEYYTEQKLVFPTVLENGYRDFSADDIDRLKKISVFRRLGLSTEEVKAVLADETGGTLQKLSVQKDLRVQKEQAKKVVLDKLSRSKNYAEISMDLKAIEQSATVTEKLLDAFPGYYGRFICLHFARFLNEPMITVEQQSAYREIIEFLDNVRTLSFPEDLQAFLIEGTKHIGVKDINEMIESVKQSIEKPDKFLSENKEILEHYIAFRQSDEYKNSPIYKIQALLKEFNKTSGYYDKFIPAMKKLSVSYADYYKQMELANEKLLILYPEIE
- a CDS encoding DMT family transporter: MDRLNGNLYLICAFSLAGTSVISARFVTEKLGTFTVTAVSLFFALVFLVPLCGKQLARYIRLMSFRNFLFLLLQALCGIFLFRMFLLSGLYYTSAGEAGILTGATPAITALLAMIVLREPVNSRKLTGILCTVGGILIIQGVLTPGNGLSLKHIGGNMLVLCAAACESAFNTLSRISAIKAAADLKEPSSPIAQTAIVSAIALILCLIPAPFEHPLKELSGIGLMEWTALLWYGVFVTALAFICWYSGIKRCGAFTAAAFSGMMPFTSMLLSTVVLGESAGYQHWLGGFLVIVGMILIGTEGIDASSPSKNIESGEKEQVKE
- a CDS encoding PLP-dependent aminotransferase family protein; the protein is MLGIELNRKSELQLWRQIYQYLKELMISGQLKAGEVLPSTRELAKELNVSRNTVCEAYDLLIAEGFLISRQGAYTRVSDGLCIEPVEPALSPKIKSEAVRSISVSFRTGRPDLRQFPRFLWQKLLHKASEELTLEAFGYTGPQGLPDLREEIATWLFRSRGLKVASDDIFITAGATHGLHLVADLLCGDGQKILMEDPCHIGMLGTFINKGCSIVPIPVDAEGMQTDYLSKCGSTGPIYVTPSHQFPLGGILPASRRAVLIRFARENDLYIIEDDYDSEFRYIGEPIAPLYTLDPQRVIYVGTFSKAVFPALRIGYVILPYQLQARWCDLRTHTDVQNSPFEQAALADFLKTRKFDRHVQKMRKTYGLRRQVLLESLEEAFGNEWIAYGDSAGLHVAIDFPKMIFDEAFISNCLKNGIYITPVESHCIEKGRHQSKLLIGYGHLEPDVIKKGVLLLSDLLKTKYLS
- the spoIID gene encoding stage II sporulation protein D, whose protein sequence is MKKLLYYSFLMTIVVVILPFLIVRGCSIENKETEEKNFPEIQQTGLKIKVYNSADDKVSEMPLEQYVKGVVAAEMPAEFGIEALKAQAVAARTYAVGRAKGLYKTEDKAHENADICTNSAHCQAWTDKKTAAKKWGILNTYRYWSKIERAVNETNGLILVYEDRIINPVFHANSGGKTENSEDVWEGKKEPYLRSVTSSGEVGAKDYRSELIITVDDFYDTLKKQYPELKVSKKNLPVNIKILGHTEGGRVRNLQIGNITVKGTSFRSLYGLKSANFEIEEKGKDTLKITVTGHGHGVGMSQWGADYLAKSGGNFEEILKYYYTGVELQKIGK
- a CDS encoding M23 family metallopeptidase, with the protein product MNERKLFPEKKTSKKGILEFLDKKGFYIVLILCIAIVGVAAVLLSTNTITSQGTDSDTQIIPHAYDSGEKAVEGDKTTSPKVDQSAITSPAASSEPKAVTGADNKSTTAVAGSTIALNESKKEGKPQQNKAAQTGKKLVSAKKDSSSEKFIMPVFGDVTFEYAQDKLVYSKTLEDWRTHDGVDLAADRGAPVKAVADGVISEIKGDPRYGIMVYIDHGNGTKTVYANLASDEMVTPNQKVKQGDVIGAVGSTAAFESSERSHLHFEVWKNNKLVDPKTYLPEK
- the spoIIID gene encoding sporulation transcriptional regulator SpoIIID — encoded protein: MKGYIEERVLELANYIIEKKTTVRAAAKKYGISKSTVHKDVTERLLQIQPALAENVKMVLEENKAERHIRGGQATKAKYQGGI
- a CDS encoding rod shape-determining protein, which gives rise to MIYINRSKGRCILLGFGQDIGIDLGTATVLVYIKGKGIVLREPSVVAIDKNTNKLLAVGEEARRMLGRTPGNIVAIRPLREGVISDYDITERMLKYFINKVCGNRVFKLFKPRIMVCVPSGVTEVEKRAVIDAAMQAGARKTYLIEEPISAAIGAGIDISKACGSMVVDIGGGTTDIAVISLGGTVVSSSIKVAGDKFDEAIVRYMRKKHNIMIGERTAEELKINIGTVYPRVQEVSMDIRGRNLISGLPKTITITSTEIMEALEEPISSVVEAVHSVLERTPPELAADISDRGIVMTGGGSLIYGLDKLLQEKTGINVIIADDAISCVALGTGKALDNIEVIEQNATIENRSNKR
- a CDS encoding flagellar hook-basal body protein, whose translation is MIRGLYTSGWSMLANSKKMDVISNNLANVSTNGYKRDLVVFESFPDVLARRLNDTRSPLNPSGKVGSMELGSDIGEIFTNYKQGQLTKSGSNLDIAFHGTDTAFFSIGIPGENGGMKEYYTRDGAFVLNADRQLVTKDGYPVLGQNGIITLDSENFSVSSDGSIFQNGELVDKLKIKDFKDTTALRKYGSNLLSAEGDVQEQPFSGVVAQGFIEQSNVNIIREMVDMIAVTRSYESSQKLLQAQDSTLEKAVNEVGAVR